The Gemmatimonadaceae bacterium genome contains a region encoding:
- the apaG gene encoding Co2+/Mg2+ efflux protein ApaG, protein MPPFFYKLTNGFRITVRPAFLADQSAPEQRQFVFAYFVRIENVGTRAAQLLSRRWRIHDDADGDTEVVGDGVVGEQPLMVPGGVHEYQSFCVLKGRSGFMEGEYFFAAADGERFACEIPRFTLAADNP, encoded by the coding sequence GTGCCGCCCTTCTTCTATAAGCTGACCAACGGCTTCCGCATCACGGTGCGGCCGGCCTTTCTCGCCGATCAGTCGGCGCCGGAGCAGCGGCAGTTTGTCTTTGCCTACTTCGTGCGCATCGAGAACGTGGGCACGCGCGCGGCGCAGCTGCTCTCCCGCCGGTGGCGCATTCACGACGACGCGGACGGCGACACCGAGGTCGTGGGCGATGGCGTCGTGGGCGAGCAGCCGCTCATGGTGCCCGGCGGCGTGCACGAGTACCAGAGCTTCTGCGTCCTCAAGGGGCGCAGCGGCTTCATGGAAGGCGAGTACTTCTTTGCGGCGGCGGACGGCGAGCGCTTCGCCTGCGAGATTCCGCGCTTCACGCTGGCCGCGGACAACCCGTAG
- a CDS encoding ABC transporter permease produces the protein MIEFVGRSVREALEGLGSAGRMGVEAVRAARDVRTWGPLTTDQMRKLGVGSIPIGMLIAAFTGIVLALLASYSFTNSVPRYLVGTLVQKTVMMELAPVLTGLALAGRVGANIAAEIGTMRVTEQIDALETLAYDPIAYLVVPRLLAGLLMFPVVVGVAMMVGLFAGWVASMGLLDLSSEQFLKGARLFFDDFDVRYGLVKAASFGLAVTAVGCACGLETRGGAEGVGAAATRAVVTSAVLILVLDAFWAVVWLLGRAV, from the coding sequence ATGATCGAGTTCGTCGGCCGGTCCGTCCGCGAGGCGCTCGAGGGTCTCGGCAGTGCGGGGCGCATGGGCGTTGAGGCGGTCCGCGCGGCGCGCGACGTGCGCACCTGGGGACCGCTCACGACCGACCAGATGCGCAAGCTGGGCGTCGGGTCCATTCCCATCGGCATGCTGATTGCCGCCTTCACCGGGATCGTGCTGGCCTTGCTCGCGAGCTACAGCTTCACGAACTCCGTGCCGCGGTATCTCGTCGGCACGCTGGTGCAGAAGACGGTGATGATGGAACTGGCCCCGGTGCTCACGGGGCTGGCGCTTGCCGGACGCGTGGGCGCCAATATCGCCGCCGAGATCGGCACGATGCGGGTGACCGAGCAGATCGATGCGCTCGAGACGCTCGCGTATGATCCAATCGCGTACCTCGTGGTGCCGCGCCTGCTCGCCGGACTCCTGATGTTTCCGGTGGTCGTCGGCGTGGCGATGATGGTCGGGCTGTTCGCGGGATGGGTGGCGTCGATGGGGCTGCTCGACCTGTCGTCGGAGCAGTTCCTGAAGGGCGCGCGCCTCTTCTTCGACGACTTCGACGTGCGCTACGGCCTGGTGAAGGCCGCAAGCTTCGGCCTCGCCGTCACGGCGGTGGGCTGCGCCTGCGGCCTCGAGACACGCGGCGGCGCGGAGGGCGTGGGCGCGGCCGCCACGCGCGCCGTGGTCACGTCGGCCGTGCTCATTCTCGTGCTCGATGCGTTCTGGGCGGTCGTCTGGCTGCTGGGGAGGGCGGTATGA